A single Elaeis guineensis isolate ETL-2024a chromosome 15, EG11, whole genome shotgun sequence DNA region contains:
- the LOC105058355 gene encoding uncharacterized protein: MDLNMTEVFLYGTEPLMITSGTQTAHISTSGKNDNLGDTTLHLDCLGYGINNTCRRVHSQSNSDLSSQDDGCKLVLGLGPTPNIYSADYYPSGINKAKQSMSLFSQRFPGPDAAMLKLGLSRGNSESIPAPAESNRETPSPAAKRCLPVPIVDEGSTSAKRKSGGYMPSLLFAPRLESLNTMETAPETAELLDQGSEGSTHKHHSSHHELQFSPEPSATTDGSLSAMSEPMIAASEAADTRSHHHHLKKCRFNGCSKGARGSSGLCIGHGGGQRCQKPGCNKGAESRTAYCKAHGGGRRCQQLGCTKSAEGKTDFCIAHGGGRRCAHAGCTKAARGKSGLCIRHGGGKRCTVEGCTRSAEGQAGLCISHGGGRRCQFTGCCKGAQGSTMFCKAHGGGKRCIFEGCTKGAEGSTPLCKGHGGGKRCRFEGGGVCPKSVHGGTDFCVAHGGGKRCAVPACTKSARGRTDCCVRHGGGKRCKFEGCGKSAQGSTDFCKAHGGGKRCTWGQGCEKFARGKSGLCAAHGSLVLSQQEREAGKSGSMIGPGLFHGIVSISTTVGSSIDNEHPSSAMSTLWDCVESQESLGRMQLIPSQVLVPLSMKSPSQSSGLTDVGRDGAGSQKKSFGFVIPEGRVHGGGLMSLLGRNLNDALGGRV; encoded by the coding sequence ATGGATCTTAACATGACCGAGGTCTTCTTATATGGAACGGAACCTTTGATGATTACTTCAGGCACACAAACAGCTCACATTTCCACTAGTGGCAAGAACGACAACTTGGGTGATACCACTTTGCATCTTGACTGCCTTGGCTATGGAATTAACAACACCTGTAGAAGAGTCCATTCTCAGAGCAATTCTGATCTTTCTTCTCAGGATGATGGATGTAAACTGGTCCTTGGACTGGGTCCAACTCCAAATATCTATTCTGCTGATTATTATCCATCTGGAATTAACAAAGCCAAACAATCTATGAGCTTATTTAGCCAGCGTTTTCCCGGACCAGATGCTGCGATGTTAAAGCTGGGACTTTCACGAGGGAATTCAGAAAGTATCCCAGCCCCGGCCGAGAGCAATCGTGAAACTCCATCACCTGCTGCCAAAAGATGCCTCCCCGTTCCAATTGTTGATGAGGGTTCCACTTCAGCCAAGAGGAAATCAGGTGGATATATGCCTTCTCTACTGTTTGCTCCAAGGCTGGAGAGTCTTAATACTATGGAAACCGCACCGGAAACCGCAGAACTGTTAGATCAGGGAAGTGAAGGAAGTACCCATAAGCATCACAGTTCTCATCATGAGCTTCAGTTCAGTCCTGAGCCTTCTGCCACAACTGATGGTTCCTTGAGTGCAATGTCTGAGCCCATGATTGCTGCCTCCGAGGCTGCTGATACAAGGAGTCACCACCATCATCTGAAGAAGTGCAGATTCAATGGATGTTCTAAAGGTGCAAGAGGGTCATCTGGACTCTGCATAGGTCACGGAGGTGGACAAAGGTGCCAGAAACCTGGCTGCAACAAAGGAGCTGAGAGTCGAACAGCATACTGCAAGGCCCATGGTGGAGGGAGGCGGTGCCAGCAGCTTGGATGCACTAAGAGTGCAGAGGGGAAGACGGACTTCTGCATTGCTCATGGTGGGGGCCGTCGGTGTGCTCATGCAGGGTGCACCAAAGCAGCCCGTGGCAAATCCGGGTTGTGTATCAGGCATGGTGGAGGAAAGAGGTGCACGGTAGAGGGGTGCACCCGTAGTGCTGAGGGCCAGGCGGGGTTGTGCATCTCCCATGGAGGGGGTCGCCGATGCCAGTTCACAGGCTGTTGCAAGGGTGCGCAGGGGAGCACCATGTTCTGCAAGGCCCATGGCGGGGGTAAGAGGTGCATCTTTGAAGGGTGCACAAAAGGGGCAGAGGGGAGCACTCCATTATGCAAGGGCCATGGCGGGGGCAAGAGGTGCCGCTTTGAGGGGGGCGGTGTCTGCCCAAAGAGTGTCCATGGTGGCACTGATTTCTGTGTCGCTCATGGAGGAGGGAAGCGATGTGCTGTGCCAGCATGCACAAAGAGTGCCCGTGGCCGCACTGATTGCTGTGTGAGGCATGGTGGGGGGAAACGGTGCAAGTTTGAGGGATGTGGGAAGAGTGCCCAGGGGAGCACCGATTTCTGTAAGGCCCACGGTGGAGGAAAACGCTGCACCTGGGGCCAGGGGTGTGAGAAGTTTGCTAGGGGGAAGAGCGGTCTTTGTGCGGCCCATGGGAGCTTGGTGCTCTCTCAGCAGGAGCGTGAGGCTGGGAAGAGTGGGAGCATGATCGGGCCTGGTCTCTTCCATGGCATAGTCTCTATTTCAACAACTGTGGGAAGCAGCATCGACAACGAGCACCCATCTTCAGCCATGAGCACCTTATGGGACTGTGTCGAGTCGCAGGAGAGTCTGGGGAGGATGCAGCTAATACCATCTCAGGTGTTGGTTCCGCTCTCTATGAAATCCCCCTCGCAGTCATCTGGGCTCACTGATGTAGGCAGAGATGGAGCAGGGAGCCAGAAGAAGAGCTTTGGATTTGTGATCCCTGAGGGAAGAGTGCATGGTGGTGGCTTGATGTCTTTGCTTGGGAGGAATCTAAATGATGCTTTAGGTGGGAGGGTGTGA